The following nucleotide sequence is from Penicillium digitatum chromosome 5, complete sequence.
GTCATACAGTTGCTTGCGCATATCACCCAAGCGGCTGCTCATAGTCTTCAGATCTCTACACCACTGCTCTTTCAGTTCTGGTGTATGGAAGATGGATGCCACAATTTTCGCACCAAAGCTCGGCGTGGAGGTAATTTCAGCTCGCGAGATTTTCTTCAGTACAGCTTCTACCTTACCAGCACTTTCCTCATTGAGAGCAACAATGTGAAGAGCACCAATTCGTTCTCCATAGAGACCGAAGTTCTTGGAAAATGACTGTGCCACTGCAAATTCCAATGTGCCATTTGAACGCGTCGCAAAGTGACGAATTGGCCAAGCGTCATGATCAGCATCTCCGGTGGCAAAGCCTTGACTGTCAAGTTGCGATGAGAAAGTTAGTCCTAGATTCCTGTATGAGATTGTTCAGGGATTTAGTTGGTGATGGACTGACTAGGCGGAATCAAAGATCGGGAAAATTCCCTTTTCTTCACAAACTTGACCGATTCTTTCCCACGATTCTCTTGAAAGCTCTAGACCCGTCGGATTATGCGCACAAGCTTGAAGGACAATAATATCCCCCCGGGATCCATCCATTCTCAAAGTAGAGATCATACCTTCAATGTCTAGGGTCGAAGTCTTGTAGTCGTAATATGGATAGGTACGCTGCTCGATGGCAGAACTCACATGAGCCCAGATCTTTGGGTGATTTTCCCACGAGGGATCGGACAACCAAACTGTCTTGGGTTGAATAGTTTCGGACAGAAATTGCGCGATGAAATGATTTGCACCAGTTCCAGCGATCGTCTGCATGGAAATGATAACACGGGCACTCAGTGTGTCACTAAAGGTCATTTGTCGGGCGGCAGAGACCAAGCTAGGGTATCCCAACTGTGGAGATATATCATGGTCAAAGGTTTGATTGACTTTAGCCTATCAACCATTCGTTTTGAAATGAGCAAAGGTATCTGAGAAGAAGCCAACACAACCTCCAAGGAAACTGGATGTGAAAAAAGTAGATCTGAAAATGGCTCTAACCTGCTTCACGGAAGGAAGAACCCAAGTCTTTGCATTCTCATCGCGGTAGATCCCTGGGCTCAAGTTCACTTTTTGATCGTGGTTGTCTGCCTTGAATTCTTCAATCATGGCAAAGCCGCCATCCGGTATCTCGTCAGGAATTTGATCAAATAATCCCATTTTTATACAGGGAGGTATGATTGTGTGCTAAGAAAATGAGAATAGAAATTGCCCACGACTTGGTGATTGTAGAAGTGCGAAATTATGATAATCAAAATGTAGAAATGGAAAGAAACGAGGCAGCCCAaagtgaaaagaaaaaagaacgaACGAGTCTTAGATATCAGCTTCAAGGGACAAGATTTGATGAGAGCGTCGCGAATGCTTTGCCGAATTTTTGAGAGGTCCAATGCCGAGATGGTCGTCACATCCCGGACCGAATTGCCCCGATTAAACGAGAGGAATTATCCCATCCCTTGACCTCAAGCAAATTTTCGCGTATTCGTTGTTGTCAAATGTCACCATGAACTGATTCGAGAGGTCAAACTTGTGTTGAAGTGCAGTTGCGTTTCTCCACCGAAAAGTTCCGAATCTTGTTTGAGCTTCAGAGGCTATTAATTGCAAACAACAGATGGCCAGATTCTCACGAATTTAAGCATTTCCCATACATACCTTCAAGCTTCAACTCCAGTTTCAAACCCACTTTTAACGGTTTCACCAAAATGACGACCGACCAAGATGCAGCCCGTGCCCGCATCCAGGAGGCATACCACGACATTGGCAATCCTGTCTTCTCTGCCGCAGAGTTCACCCTCATCAAGGTCTTTATCGACTATAAGGGATTTGATGCAATTCCAGATGAAGGCGATATTCTCATCTCGGAGCTAGCCAAAAAAATTGGAGGTTCCGAGGAAGTAGTGGAGCGTTTTACAACGTTCTTCCTTTCGGGCGAGATCCTTACATCCCCTGCTCCTGGCCGTGTTGCCCATACCGAAAAATCTCGTCGTTACAAGTTCGATCAGCCGACCGCCTGGCTGTACATTCACATGTTCAACAATGTGTTTCGCTCTTTCGCTCAGATGCCAGAGTACTTCGCCAAGTACGGTCTGTCTTCTCCCAAGAGCGCCAGTACCACCCCTCTAGGCCTGGCGCATGGCTACGACGACAAGCCTGCATATGAGATTATCGTTGCCAATAAGGTCGTGCACAAGGGCTTCAACGAAGCTCTGCGCGAGCTCGGAGTCATGTACTCCCTGAAGGGTATCTACGATTTCTCCTGGATGAAGCCTGCCCTCGCGGCTGGATCGCGACCTGCTATCGTGGATGTTGGCGGTAGCCACGGTCTCGCCTTACGCGACGCCATCTCCAACAACCAATTCCTTCCCGCGGAGCGATGCATTCTGTTCGATCTTCCCCAGGTGATCGAGAATACCAAGGCGAACGTAACAAAGGACCAGGACGAGTGTCTGGGAAAGATCCAGATGGTCGGTGGTAGCATGTTCGAGCCTTATCCGGAGCCCGTTCAGGGCGCTTTGATCTACCAATTTCGTCGCGTTCTCAACGACTTCCCCGATGATGATGTGGTGCGAACTTTCCAAAACGTTAGGAAGGCAGTTGCACCAGATACTCGGATCTTGGTTATTGAGGAGATGTTGAATCCCCAGCGAATTCCTATGAATGTTGGGCTGGACATATGTCTGATGTGCGCGGCGGGCAAACGTCGTAATGCTGCTATGTTTAgtgaactggctggtaaaGCTGGCTTCCGCTTAAACGCGGAGTACCAGCAGGTCTCCTCCCAGTTCGATGACTTTGGAGTTCTCGAGTTTGTCCTGGCCTAAAGTGTGCTGCGCAGAGGCTAAGACCTACAAATTGGATTCAGTCTGCAATAATAGGACTAGATAGACTAAATCATAATGCGCGGACGTTTAATTCAACCATCCATTTCGCAAGATTAGTAATTCAGATATAATTGGCAGTATAAAACTCGTTTCCATCAAACTGGCCGAATGTGTCCCTGACAACCAAATTAGCTGAAGAGTTTGGATTTTCTTGTAAAAAAAACGAAGTCTCCTAATGTTTGATTATCAACACAGTCTGTTTTGAAATTTACTATGCTTTGTGCCTTGAGGGTCTGTTGAATTTTTGTACAGTTCAGAAAATTCCAGAAGAGGAAAGGataaaaggaagagagagcaTTCGTCGTCGCCAAATTTTCCATCCCGCTTGAGGGCAAAGAAATCTTCTCAATATCAATAACGATGGCAATCTAATGTTCTGGTAAGACCCGAGTATTTGCAAAATCCATCATTTCCTCAAGCAATGTTTACATCTAGACCCAAACTCTAGTTCAGCAGAACTGTTCTATCAACACTTCCAATCCTCTCCACGCAATCCTTCGCTCCAACTGCAATTAGGTTCGAATCGACATGTCCCAGAATCAAGCGGGCGCCCAGGGTGTTGATCGCCCTGTCTTGAAACTTCAGATCGCTGTAGTTACCAGCTTAGCCAAACACCTTGTTATGCCTACGACAGGCCACACTGACAGCCTCCAATGCCGCACGGAATTCCGGCGCGTCAATTTTCCCAGGGATACCCATATCAGTTGAGAGGTCAATGCATCCGACAATGAGAAGATCAACTCCCTCCACAGCCGCAATAGCATCAGCATTCGGAATACTATCCGCAGACTCAATCATGACGCCGACCGCTGATGCCTGCGAGTTGACCTCATTGGCCATTTCCTGCATCGGCAAAGTCTTCAGGCCCACCGCCGCCTGCTGCAACCACAGGGACCGTTTTCCAAGAGGGGGGAATTTGCACATCTTGACACATGACCTGGCAGCCTCGACTGTCTCGATGTGAGGAAAAACCACTGCCATTGCCCCGGAGTCGAGAACTTGTTGGACGTATCCCATACCGCACTGGTAGGGTACGCGAACAATAGGCGTTAATCCGGCCATCATGGCGGCACTCGTCAGGCCACTTGCTTCGGTAATAGAGTAGGTAGAGTGCTCCATCTCTATCCAGACAACATCAAAGCCTGCGTTTCTGGCGAGTTGGACCACCAGAGGATTCGTCACAAGTCTGAGGACTAAGGCCTGGAGAAAATTAGTTGCCTTTTTCCTTCAAATGCCACTATCTCAACGGAGTTCGTTGTTTGGTGAAGCTTATAGTTGGATGCGTTGCAATCTTACATTACATAGCTTTCCAGCAGCAGCCTTGGTGTATAGAACATTTTCGCAAATCGTCATGTTGAACAAGAGGGTGAATGATACTGTGAAAGCAAATGTATAGTCGTTGAGAAAAATATCGTCTCCGTAGTTAGACTCAGTTGTCGTAACTATAATTTAACTTGGAAAGAATGACGAATATAAAAGCTACTAAGCTTGGATATTTACGTATAAAATTGAGAGTGATAGTGGTTTCATCCGAGTTCGCTGACTTTTTGCCTGACATCCGAAAGCACTGCTCTGAATGGATTTCTCATGGAGTAATCTACCGCGCCGAGTTGATTCACAAGGGGCTTAGTTACGATGGACCGCGAATTGCACTGCAATTGAGATGAGCCGGAAAATTTCGGTCAGTTTCGGCTCTCCATGGGACATGGGGGCGCTagacaaaaatggaaaaactAGCCCCAGCAATTTACGGACCTGAACACTGCACCTCATATTCCACCTTCCTTAAAACACTCTCACCCCTTAGAACTGGACACACAGGGTATTCAGAATGCAATCTTGGGTGGGAGGAACTGCCTCTTTATCGACGCGATATCAGCTTTCTCCTATATTTAGTTGCTAAATCTGGTTAGACCAAATGGTCTGAATAGAGCAGAGAGGTGATGGATCCTTGTCGTCCCATTTTAAATGAGTGTAGATCTCTCTAAGATAGGTTTAAGTACACTAAGCAGAGCTAGGCTCTTCGCATTGGGTGTTGTTGTCAGCAACTCGATAGACCAACATCTGCAGTTTTCATGGTCATTTCCTCATATGGCTTCCAGTGCATTGCGATAATGGCCTTTTTAGTCTTGGCGTCGGGTCCTCGATCCTTTTTATGCAAATTGGAGAAAGTGGACTATGTAAATCATAAAAGGTTGCACGATTAGTTTCAAAGGCGATACTAAATCTTTCTGCTAGATCTAGGATCTAAAGATCAACTCAATTTATAGATCTAGCCACATAAGAAACAAACAATCGACACCATTTCATTGGTATTGGAGTTGCATGTACCTGATAGACCTATCTAAAACACCTGCAGGTGTCTTattgttcttgttcttcggTTAAATGACTCCATCAAATGGAAAGAACTAAACTCGGTTTTCATCAAAGATGATATATTTCTCTGGAAGATAGATTTACGCCAAGCAGATGATCAAACCatatatgttgtagtgaGTAGTTTGCTAAAATCTCTAGAGAGAAAACTCTTCGAATCTCTCATTGAACTACTCTATGTCTAAATCAAATGCGAATTGGTAGACACCAAGTTGAGAGTTGTCCGAATTCGGGGCGCGATTGATAGCCTTGTGCGACGACATCGAGAAAGGGTAGTAAAGCCGTAGAATCAAAATGGCAAGGTGGGGTCAGAAGAGATTTCTATCAAGTGAAGCAAGGTTACGGGAGTCTCCCTTCAGGGGGATCTGTCCTTCAGTTATGCTTAAATTGGTTTTTCTCAACTCCAAAAAGTAGGGCTAAATCCGAGAGCGCCTTGAGCTCCGATCGCAATCCGACCTCTTCCGCTCCGTTCCGCCTTCACCACAGCAACGCGTTTATTCTGCAAGGCAATCGGGATTATTCTAGATCGCCATTCTTTCAAGCCCCGCATATACTACATCTGGAATGAGTTCTCGCCAACTCAGTCCTAACCCTAAAGTTACGCGACTGCGGCCACGACGTGCGTGTGACGAATGCCGAAAGCGAAAGCGAAAATGCGATGGCGGATTGCCTTGCTCGACGTGCGTCCGATATGAATACACCTGTAGACATGAATTTGGGAAGTCGCCAAGAAGTGGTCGAGCTGCGCCTACTGCGTCACAGATGACGCTCGCGGGGCGCTTACCACTAAGGCCCGAACACCTTCCGTCAAATGCCCCAGTACCAACCAGAGGCATTGAAGAACAGGCGAGCTTTCTGGAACGCGAGAAAGGAAGATTTATAAGCCACGCCTCTTCAATTTCCCAGGCAAGATCATTAGGATTAGGGCTTGAACTGCCTGATCCTCCACGCCTTCATTCATTTGGGTATCATACTGGAATTCGAAAAGAATGCGAGAGCTCCTTGTCGATTCGACTTCCAAGGCTTCTTTCCTGGGATCAAGCAAGCAGCTGCATCGATGCATTCAGATCCGTCGTTCACCCAgtctttggatttttggaaaTGGAAACGGTGTTTCAAAGGGCTGAGGCACACTGGCAGGGCCAACTCGAGGAATTTCCTTTCGAGGCAGTGATCACCGGTGTCATTGCATTGGGGTCTTTATTCTCCAACCATCTTGACCAAGAAATGGAGCTAGACATTGTGCTTCATGCAAAAAATGTGCTTGATGATTCTGTCATCAGCCGCCGACCCTCGCAGGATCTAGTCGTGGCCTGGATATTAAGGACCATTTATTCTCGCGCAACTGGTCGACCCAATGTAGCATGGCTGCAAAGTGCTACCACTTTACACTTGATCGAGATTACCGGAACATATTACGATGGAACACCACTAGCCTCTTCTGTAGAGGGTGCGAATAAGTCAACGCATGACGACTCTGATATGCGTGCTCGCATCACGTCCGTTGCGCAGAGCCTTCACGTTATGATTGCATATGATTATGGAAAGAGTATGATATATCTTGACCCTGCTATATATCGACATATCAGACCACGAAAGGGTGATTTCACATTGCAATTATCTGAACTGACCAACAAAATCTCGACTGCAACAACTCATCTGGATCCTATCGCCAACCAGACCCATCTTTTGCAGGCCATGGAGCAGTTGATGGCCATACCAGTAGATCATGACTTCCTGCTCCTAGTGAAGGCGGAGCTATGTTTCGCCATTCATCGTCGTCTCCAGATCACGGGCCTTAGTCTTACGAGACAACAAATCAAGCTCATAGTTGAAGCAGGCACTGCGGCTCTGCCTGCAGCCCGGCGTTTGTCAACACAACTCCATCCTTGGTGGAATATCACCAATGCGCTTTTTCAGTTCGTGTGCGTATGTCTCTCAATTGGGACAACAGAGACACTAACACATGTCCAATTAACAATTGAAACTTTCGAGTTGGTCATTCAGCATTTTAACACCCATCTTACTCAGGAAGCTTTCAGCACATTGCTACTATTAACTGGTGCATGCCAGGGTGAGAAGCAGAAACAAGCTGACCTCCTTCGGTTAGCCAAGGGAGTGCGATCAGAACATGATGCTCCATTTCGAGGACAAGGTGATTTGGCAATGTTTGATCCACAAGTTGCTTCTCTCTTTGAGCTTTACCCTGAGTCTCCATTCACCGATCTACAAACAATATTCAATatctaaaaaaaatttacaATTAAACTCGGCCGCTTGTGCGGCCTTTTGATGTTTTTTCAACTGATTTTTTCGGGGTCTCTTTTTTAGATATTTGTGAAGGTTATTTCAAAAGCATGGTTTGTGCAAGAGAGTTCTCTATGTATTAAATTTGCTATGTAAAATCCGTGACATACATATCTCACATTAACATATCATCAACCTTCTTCAATGCTCGAATTATCCGCCAGGGTTGTGGAGTGGGTCTTGCCACGTCGAGTCAAGCTTCGAATGACGAACATAGTCGCAACACCAACCCCCAGACCAGCGAGGCCAATTCCCATGTAGCTTGCACCCCGATAGCCTCGTAATGGGTCTTTACCGCCGTGGTTCACTTGGATTTCGACGGTTCCAGCAAGCCCGAGTCCGATCGAGATAGAGTAGTTCACAACGGTGTTGACAAGTGACGCAGCAAGCCCTTGATGCTCCCGTGGCATGCTATTGCTGAGAATTAGTGTTCCGGATGGGAAAGACATGTCCCTAGTAGGAGATTAGTTCATGACACCTATCCAATATGGCACCGGAGACTATGTACTTACATGCCCCATGGGGTCAAGATAGAAAGGACAAATGCCTGAGCCCAGTATGTTTGGTGAGCAGGCAGCGTAGCTAAGAGGATTTGACCACCCGTAAATGCAAGCATGGCGATCAGCATGATTACGCTGGGACGCAG
It contains:
- a CDS encoding aspartate aminotransferase produces the protein MGLFDQIPDEIPDGGFAMIEEFKADNHDQKVNLSPGIYRDENAKTWVLPSVKQLGYPSLVSAARQMTFSDTLSARVIISMQTIAGTGANHFIAQFLSETIQPKTVWLSDPSWENHPKIWAHVSSAIEQRTYPYYDYKTSTLDIEGMISTLRMDGSRGDIIVLQACAHNPTGLELSRESWERIGQVCEEKGIFPIFDSAYQGFATGDADHDAWPIRHFATRSNGTLEFAVAQSFSKNFGLYGERIGALHIVALNEESAGKVEAVLKKISRAEITSTPSFGAKIVASIFHTPELKEQWCRDLKTMSSRLGDMRKQLYDGLMQRNTPGNWGHLLTDVGMFSMMGLSQKQVVALREKFHIYLLPTGRLSFTGLTQNNVEYVAESIHQVMTL
- a CDS encoding O-methyltransferase, putative, translated to MTTDQDAARARIQEAYHDIGNPVFSAAEFTLIKVFIDYKGFDAIPDEGDILISELAKKIGGSEEVVERFTTFFLSGEILTSPAPGRVAHTEKSRRYKFDQPTAWLYIHMFNNVFRSFAQMPEYFAKYGLSSPKSASTTPLGLAHGYDDKPAYEIIVANKVVHKGFNEALRELGVMYSLKGIYDFSWMKPALAAGSRPAIVDVGGSHGLALRDAISNNQFLPAERCILFDLPQVIENTKANVTKDQDECLGKIQMVGGSMFEPYPEPVQGALIYQFRRVLNDFPDDDVVRTFQNVRKAVAPDTRILVIEEMLNPQRIPMNVGLDICLMCAAGKRRNAAMFSELAGKAGFRLNAEYQQVSSQFDDFGVLEFVLA
- a CDS encoding Phosphoenolpyruvate/pyruvate domain-containing protein, with the translated sequence MTICENVLYTKAAAGKLCNALVLRLVTNPLVVQLARNAGFDVVWIEMEHSTYSITEASGLTSAAMMAGLTPIVRVPYQCGMGYVQQVLDSGAMAVVFPHIETVEAARSCVKMCKFPPLGKRSLWLQQAAVGLKTLPMQEMANEVNSQASAVGVMIESADSIPNADAIAAVEGVDLLIVGCIDLSTDMGIPGKIDAPEFRAALEAVSVACRRHNKVFG
- a CDS encoding C6 transcription factor, putative encodes the protein METVFQRAEAHWQGQLEEFPFEAVITGVIALGSLFSNHLDQEMELDIVLHAKNVLDDSVISRRPSQDLVVAWILRTIYSRATGRPNVAWLQSATTLHLIEITGTYYDGTPLASSVEGANKSTHDDSDMRARITSVAQSLHVMIAYDYGKSMIYLDPAIYRHIRPRKGDFTLQLSELTNKISTATTHLDPIANQTHLLQAMEQLMAIPVDHDFLLLVKAELCFAIHRRLQITGLSLTRQQIKLIVEAGTAALPAARRLSTQLHPWWNITNALFQFVCVCLSIGTTETLTHVQLTIETFELVIQHFNTHLTQEAFSTLLLLTGACQGEKQKQADLLRLAKGVRSEHDAPFRGQGDLAMFDPQVASLFELYPESPFTDLQTIFNI